The sequence below is a genomic window from Theobroma cacao cultivar B97-61/B2 chromosome 6, Criollo_cocoa_genome_V2, whole genome shotgun sequence.
TATAAGGTAAGATACAAACGATCGttcataagaaataaaaatgaaaggtATTGCATCAAACAATAAGTTCAATTAGCATATACATGATTCAATCTGGTATCTTCTCAGGGCACAATTGCCAGTGGAGAATTGATAGCAGTAAAAAGGCTGACTACAGATTCTGGACAAGGAGATCTAGAATTCAAAAACGAGGTTCAGTTAGTGACCAAGCTTCAGCACAAGAATTTGGTTAGGCTCCAAGGTTTCTGCCTGGAAGGAAATGAAAGGCTACTCATCTATGAGTTTGTGCCTAACGCAAGTCTGGATCAATTCTTATTTGGTACGTTATATCAGTGTATTGTACAAGCATAAACTAACACTCTAACATCCTCAAGATATTGTTTCACTAATTCGGATTTATGGTGATGCAGATCCAGTTAGGCGTGCATATTTGGACTGGGAAAGACGACAAAAAATCATTGGAGGCATTGCTCAAGGACTTCTCTACCTTCATGAAGATTCTCGACTCCAAATTATTCATTGTAATCTCAAAGCTAGCAACATCTTATTAGATGCAGAACTAAATCCTAAAATTTCAGATTTTGGCATGGGAAGATTGTGTGCACTTGATCAAACTCAAAGTGTTACTAGTAGAATTGAGGGAACAAAGTAAGTACTAAAATGATCACATTTGTTAAACTGCCCTCCATCATGCAAATAACAAAATCATCAATTAGCTGATACTTGATCCTTAGATAAATCAAATGATTCAAATATTCGATTAGTGATGTGTTTTTTTGTATGGACTTGCAGTGGATACATGGCACCTGAATATGCATTGCATGGTCAATTTTCTATCAAGTCTGATGTTTTTAGTTTTGGTGTACTACTTTTAGAGATTTTATGTGGTCAAAAAAATAGTGCTTTTTGTGTCGGGGAGAATGTAGAAGATCTTCTAAGCTATGTAAGTATTAATATCCTTTGTCCCTTCATACGAGGTTAACTCATTGAAATTTATTCAAAGCATTTCAAGAATGTACTCTTTGATAAGTAACATGAATTGAATCCTGCAGGCCTGGAGAATTTGGAAGGATGGGACAGCATTGAAACTTGTAGATCCCATTTTGTGGGAAGCTTCAAGAACTCAAGTGATGAGATGCATCCACATTGGGCTGCTTTGTGTTCAAGAAAATGCAGCGCAGAGACCAAACATGGCTTCAGTTGTTCTGATGCTTACTAGCGACTCTGTCACTGTCCCACTACCCTCAGAACCTGCATTTTTCGTGCACAGCAACACTCGCAAGACTTAAATTCAGGAGCAACAGAATCCACTCAATCCAGATGACCACATAATTCGATTGTATTTCCTAGTGATGAGCAAGTTgatatcttaacaatttatcacaatttctttcttttttttttcttttggtattAGGGGAAGAGGAGAGTTTAATGTTAAACCTcgattttcttaaaatagaTATCAACCGTTAGATaaccttgattttttttttggtttttttgctCAGCTTAGATAAGCTTGAATTGTTAATGCTACATAATTattaatacaaaaaaaaaataatggagGGTTGGACTGCCAAAAAGGACAAGACAATGCTTTCATGGACataagtaaaataatgaattattaAGATGAACAATATCAGACAAAACCAAACAAAGTACCTGCCGCTGTCTCAGAAAATGAGGTTTCAATTACTGAGCTGGGATCAAGATAGCAAAGCAGGTCAGATTTGTAAGCATTTTTGTGTAAAAATTCAGTATCTGTCACAATTTCCTCTCTCTGCAGATTGAGCTGATTACACTTGGACCATCCTTTTCACGTGTTGAATATTCAGGGGTTAATCAAATCTCTAtgtaataaatttcttttcGTTTCATTTTTGAGGTGTTTGGATTGTATATTAAGTAGTTCAATACCTGTCGGTCAACAGATTAGGCTGATTTTTGACTAATTAATATTAACTACCACCAAGAATTACCCAGCTCTCACGAATAATCTGACCATATTGTAAGTTGCACACCAGCTTGTGCTTATCCAAAGCAACcaaacaaacaagaaaagaacTTGAAATCTTCTACATTTGACTAGCAATTTGGTAGATTTTCtattttgatttcaaaaaaaaaatattattgattttgaCACTGCATTATAATCCAGAAGGAAATaagcaaaattttctttgttcttttctttttcatacaGAAGGAAATAAACTTGAAGTTTTATATGTAGCTTTTACTCGCTGTTTGCTTTGAAGattctttctccttttgttGAGTGGAATGGAGATGGTTCTTCTAAGAGTGATTTTTGCCAAGTTCAATGGCTAGACAATAAAATAGCAtctttcaaatatatatatatatatatatatatatggctTTTACTCTTCTACCACTTCCGTATCAATCAACTACTCTTTTCTTTATTACTTTTTCATTCTGAATCTTCTTTTGATCTTTACAAGGAAGAAATTTATGATTACcctaaattaaattttcataaaaaaaaggggCAGGTTAACGCCATTCAATTAACGCAAAAGACtttgaattttataaaaataagcAATTAAAATAACAAGAGGTTAATTTATAGTAGTATTAATTAgtcttaattaaaataattgcaCATGCTACTTTCTTTGTCACTAGCagtggagagagaaaatagaggcTTTCGTTCAGTGGACTGACCCTACGTTCAGATGCAACAATGGACCATGTCGACGGATCTTTGAGAGTAGGTGCTGGATTTATTATAAGAAGACCGAATGGTGATTTTCTTTGTGCTGCTGGAAGGAAAATACAGTTTTGTGCAAGTGTGGAGGAAGCTGAGTTGAGGGCTTTGGTTTGGGCGTTGAGTTTTTGtgttaaaaaacaaattacgATTGCTGATATTTATCTGGACAGCCAAGTGGTTACGGGATGGATTAAAAAGCAACAATTTTCTGGAGCTTTGGAACATCTTATTGAGGATTGTGCAATTTTAATGGAAAGAATAAATTGTCAAGCCATTGATTTCTGCCCAAGAGAGTCAAACAGGACAGCACATTCAAAGTCTCTTACATCATGTTAGTAACATGATGAGGTTAATCAAATTCACTTTTCAAACAGAAAAaatcttaattataaaaaaagagcAGGTTAACGCCATTGAATTAACGCAGAAGACTTTGAATTTTATAAACATAagcaaataaaataacaagagGTTAATGTATAGCGGTATTAATTATGCTTACTTGTAAGAAAAGCGAGCGAGAATATCGTCACTTTTTAACAAGTCAGAGTGGTAGAAGGCAGGGGGATTAGCCTTGTTACCTCCACTGAAGGCTTAAAACTTTTAGACGCTAACCAAGAAAAAACAGGGGAAGCTAATAAATCGTTCGTGTTCTAATGTAAAGCGGTAATATCCAATGCAGCTTTCTCATTATGGTACCTTTTAAATCACAGACCCACGCTGACCTTTAGGAAACCCCGCTCTCCAAGCTTTCTTCCTGTTTCAAAGTTGGTGCTCCTTAGATTGCTCTGTGCGACTGTGCCTCTGTTTGAAAGTTTGTGGTCCTTGCAGGctatattaatttaatctcATTGGAGTCTTAGGCATCTAAATATATGCTTGATAGAATTTACCTAGTGCCCTTTGGGCAAAAGGTGGAGGCTAGACAAAGCCCATGATCCAGGTCCATTCTAATTTCTTTAGTTGGCAACTCTCCTTATACAAATTTGTTGAGCTGATGAAATTTTTGCAAAATTCATGACAATGGattcagatttttttttttttaggaaagCTCACTTTCTGAGAGAGCATAGTGGACTCCTCGGTCTCAACAAGCTGTTCTAATCCCCCATCTACGAAGATAAAACGAAATAACATCTCCCattgttttgttgaaaaagTGTTGTAATTTTATGGATGTACattcaaaccaaaaaaaaaaaaaactgtgaaattaaaaaaaaaagaagaaagaaaggaagatgCACCCACTATTTAATCACCGAGGTGACAAATTTGAAATTGTAACCTCATTAACAGAACAGATTCTATCATTTGAAGTGGGTTCAGTTGGTTTTGCAACAACACGTCCAATAGAAAATGCAGGTTCTGTTGGTCGAGGAATTGGTATGATCTCGCTCCCCAACATGACAACCACAGATGACATGCTCGGTCTGTCTGCCGGGTCTTCTTGCACGCATAATAGCCCAATATGGATGCATTTAAGCACCTCAGCGGCAACACATGACTGCACCAAGTGCCGATCTATTAGCTCCATTCCTATACCTTTAGACCATAGTTTCCATGCCTACAATTGTTACTTAAAATTAGCATGGCGGAGATTTATCTAATCtttgaagagaaagaaaggataaAAACGTACAAAAGTCAAGAGGCTTTCACCACACTCTTACAGATGAAAACCATTATTCCTTTTCCCACTTATGATCTCCAGCAAAAGAACTCCAAAACTGAAAACATCAGATTTGATAGAAAAAAGTCCTTCCATAGCATATTCGGGTGCCATGTATCCACTGTTTCAGTTCATAAGAAgcaatgaagaaaagataaacGATAGAGTTAGATGATCCatagaaaattttagaaacaGAGAATCAATATTAGATATGAACATCCAACATTGTGCTACTATGAATCAATATTAATCAGATGCCTCAATGATGAATTGTTTGTGGCTTGGTTGTAATCAAGAGGGATGATATgtcaaaaaagaataataaaaaaatgtcaaaCTACAAAAGGTATATAACCCCATAAGCTTAAGAGGGAATCAGTTGAGAAGAATATGTAGACTTACTATGTTCCAACTACTCTATTTGTATTTGCTTGGTTTTGATCTCCACCAAAAATTCTTGCCAAACCAAAGTCTGAAATTTTGGGATTCATCTTATGATCAAGTAAAACATTACTTGCTTTAAGATCTCTGTGGATAATTCTAAGTTGAGAGTCCTCATGTAGATACATGATACCTCGAGCGATTCCTTTAATAATGTTGAATCGTTTTTGCCAAGACAGTTTCACAGCCATGCTTGAATCTAATAACAggccaaaaataaaaaaaggaaggaGGGGGGCGTGATGCAAAAGCCAATGACCAGTTAAGTTTTTCACCCTTCATTTACAAAGCAGTATTGTTAGGTAAAAAGTTCAAGGTTGAAGGATCAAACCAAACAGGAAAACATCAAGGCTTCTGTTGGGCATGAATTCATATACCAGCAACTTTTCGTTTTTCTCTAAGCAACATCCTAAGAGCCTTACGAGATTTCTATGCTGTAATCTGGCAATTAACATGACTTCATTCTTGAACTCAAGCAGCCCTTGACCGGAAGTTCTTGAGAGCCTTTTAACTGCAATTTCTTTACCATCTGCTAGTGTACCCtagaaaaattgatttaagttaTGTAAAATATCCCATGTCAACTGCAAAATGCCTCAGGACTTTGAAATATTAACATACTTTGTTCACTCATATCAGTCTCTAATCATGCATTAACTCATAAAAATTCCTAACTATAATTACCTTGCACACAGGGCCAAATCCACCTTCCCCGAGCTTATTTTCATCACAGAAGTGATTTGTCGCAGCATGTAACATATCCAATTGAATCGAAGGAAACTCTTGAGATCTCGACACATTTTCTCCACTAAAATTTTCGCTTGAGTGCTCATTGGGAATACTTCCCCGTACCAAGTCCAGTAATTGAACTTCTTGACTATTTTCTTTATCCTCTTTAATAAAACCAAAATGTGATTAACATGACAATATAACACAAATTTATAACGCTAAGCCAAGATTAATCCCGTGCATACCCTGAATGTTTCTCCTTCTCCAGATGAAGAAACCGCAGGCAGAAAATAATGCTAGCCCAAGAGTCGCTGATAAACTTGCACCAAGCGGAATCCAAgttgatttcttttgtgttttttcttCTGATTAAGGGAACATATTCTTAAATCAGCTCATTGTTATTCTCATCAATATAGGGACTGGGCTTTTGCTAATAGGCGAAAATGCTCTTTGCACAGACAAATGTATGCATCCACCCCACCATCAATCATATGCACCCCCATAAGAATCTTGATTACAAGACCATAGCGATATTGAATGTGCGCTTCTGGTATGCGAATTGCGAAGTGCTTGGGGATTATATataatgtttttcttttcattaattaCAAAACAAACACAACTGACGATCCtacattttcaataattagttCACAACCACGAAACATCAGTTGCAGCGTTATTAAAACATTGatttataaagtaaaaattataaaatagaaAACCAAACACATCATTTTATCTCTAAAATTGTGTCATTTATaaagtaaatgaaaatataaaatgaaagaagtattaattataattaagtataatataatttatataaatgtcataataaatttttatattctgTAATATGTACGTATTAAGTAGAATTCCTGACCcgaattgaaaaataaaaacgtaaaaactaaaaatagttTGATACTCTACCTTTTGTTGACCGATCACCCGGGGGTGATTGTAGAGGCGAAACAGCAGCTGTAACATAAAAAGGGAGAAGCATGACTCAAACCGTAAGTTACAGCAAAGAACCCGGCATCCCCTCTCCCCAATGCAGCAACCATTAATTATTAAAGCTTAAAGCTTGATTATTCATTATAGTTAGTCAACAGTTATCTacaaatatgaaaagttataattatttttacataattaaaaataaaaacaatattataatttaatttaactaaaaaataataacaatatatttttattcaacaTTCATcgacttaaaaaaattataaaaacaatattataatttaatttaactaAATAATAATTGCATTTTCAATTATGATTGAATGACTACATGCGAAAGAAAGttgttctatttttttttcagataTGTTTTCTTCACATAATTTGCTTCTTTTAGTTTATGGTgtgtttgttttttctttgatgCTGTCACAATATAGAGGATAGGGGCATCCTTTCAtctttgataattttttctatCTCAGTTTGCTCtacttattttttgtttcatgaTGTGGGGTCCTTTTTGACAAGAGTCATCTTGTTTTAGTCTATTTAACCGACAGCGTCACTGCTCTTCTTGAGTAGCAGTTATTACTTTTTGTAATTCTTTTCATTATCAATGAAATCTTTGATTggttgagcaaaaaaaaaaaaagtctaagTCTACTCCCATTAAAGCTTTAGTCCTAGTTACCATTAGTTTTTCGATTTAAACATTgtacttttgtttttcatttttcaatttcaaaatgtaaGATTATGCCCCATATTGCATAAACTTTATAAACAttaattattatcattataatataattggttatatatttttcccatttaaaaaaaagtttactttttctcttctctaaaattaaaaagatatatttaCATAAAAGTTTTGGAGTTTTAATATGTTAGTATTCTTCTACAGATAATTTAGTCATTCAAacataattttgataaataaagtaaacACTTGAacattaaaagataaaatggcaagataaacaaaaaaaaaggcaagaTTTAAGTAAACTTTcttaattaagtaaaatttgGTAAAGTTCTTATGAAAGTTAAAATTGAGTATTAAAACagatatatcaaaattaaaacaactttctttttattttttaagttgataaatattgaataaaaaatatttttattatttaattaaattagattatgatattttttatttttttaattatttgagaATAATTTTGACTTTTCATATTTCTAACATAACTGTTGATTAATGGTAATGAATGGTCAAAAGGACTAACAATGTAATTTGAAACAAGATGAGCCGAAGTGTACCATTGAAGGGGTTTTGTATTTTACCCGGAAAGGAgtaataaatacaaaaatgattaattttctcatgcttagaaaataattatttcttccatttcaaattaaataaaaattttttatgtcactttaaaagtaaattttgtaaaataaagaaataactACTTCATTCTTAAAACTTTGAGCAATTTAAGAGGTGGAGATTCACTAAAAAATGTCACAATTAGCACATGGGACCCTgtggtatttttttaattaaaaccctatagatattttttttcttgattagtAGCTTGTGGATAACATCTATTCCCATGAGGAGTTAggttattaatttttcaatacaaTTACATAATAATACTTTAAAATGTGAACAAATGAGCTAACTTTGATTGAAggcattttgataattttactgTCAAGATTAACACCTAAACTCTTGTGAGAATAGAGATTGTCACAAGAtattaattgagaaaaaaatatatccaCGAGATgctaattaagaaaaaaaaaatcacaaaatgttacatgaaaaaattgaaataacaagaaatgtaaataaaatttatcccaATTTTCATATTATGTAATTTGTCCTTATTAACTAGAATCCTAACCTAGAAATGGAATTCCTTGATATATACTCCACTTTTTGTTGACCAATCATCTGTTAAACATTAGTTATAGTTTCATTGGAACACTAATTTCAGGTAGGACCTTTTAACTTTTATGTGACCTTAAAGAGTAAAATTTGTGaagtaaaaatcaaaatacttGATTTCATCTCTAAAACTTTATGTTATTTGAAAAGTGGACATACaattataaagataataagAGTATTAATTATAACTAGGCATAATAAATGtcacaataaaatttttatattctaTAATATGTGCTTATTAACTAGAAATCCTGATCCGAATTGAAAAATTACTTTGATACTCTACCTTCTGTTGACTGATTATCCGAGGGTGATTGCGGAGGCGGAATAGCAGGTGCTGCATCAGAAAAGGGGTAAGACTCAAACCTTAAGTTACAGCTGGGTAGGAGAACCCGGCAACCGTTCTTCCCAGTGCAGCAACCTCGAATCTTTCTCGTTGCCCCTTCTAGACAATCATTGCAGTCTTGCTTAGACAAATCAGGTGTGCACTGCACAAGAGCGTACAACATTTGATAAGCACCGTGCGATGAGTTATCTGCTGCATACTTGAGAAGAGTACCCCCTGCTGCTGCTCTACTACGCAGATTATCCACCAACATTACCACTTCTTGAATGTACGCATCACGATCACCAATCACATCATTTAAATCGTATATACAAGCTTCAGGAGAAAGTTCCAATCTTTCAGAGATGTCTCTGCTTGAGTAGCGTAACATGCAAAACTCAGACCATCCAATGGCCTCTTTGTAGCGAGGACAACGCTGCTTCATCTCAGAAATAGTGTCATTGAGACAACTAGTGCAAACATTTAGCTTAACATCTCCCCTACAAAGTGCAATGGCGTTGACTTCGCCAAATTTACTGTGAAAAAACCCAGAATTCAATTTTGTAGTAGAGGAGATTTCGGTGAAGAGGCTACTGAGGTCGCGTTCGTAGGCACTATTAGCTGTGTAATTTCCTGTATTATTTGCGCATCTAGACTCGAAGTAAGGATCAAAGGCAATGGTAAGAGTAACAAGGGATGTGAGCCCTGGAAAGAAGAATATCAGAAACAGTTTTCTTGAAGATTCCGTTGCCATTTTGTCTCGTGACCTGCAGTACAAAAAGAATATATCGTAGTATCTCGTCGGAATTCACCTACCATCCAGTCAGttgttgaataatttttttaaagatgagttaaatgaaataatacattaatttttttaaagatgaGTTAATTGACTTAATTGGAGGAGACCTTTGAAGCCCAGTGGAGCTTGAACCCATTTAAAGTAGTGGATTAGTTACAACCCAATAGATATTGGATTTATTCATTAAATAATGGTTTGGGCTTGAGTTATTGAAAGtggttatttaa
It includes:
- the LOC18597073 gene encoding LOW QUALITY PROTEIN: uncharacterized protein LOC18597073 (The sequence of the model RefSeq protein was modified relative to this genomic sequence to represent the inferred CDS: substituted 1 base at 1 genomic stop codon), whose product is MGHSSSTKTIRLLLLLLCSFLFGLHDLALADPPYAHCSNNTSNNLLNSSFQNNLNNLLSLLHSQASISKYNNTSYGNGTDRVYGQYMCLDYVPYDTCQACISAASQAIVNLCRNRTEAVVWEEYCQLRYSDINFFGRLNVADNFFQDNVINISDPVHFQSIVENKLRDLTKRAAFNSSANMYAAGGEPYTGDDTLYAMVQCTRDLSPDNCSKCLEAAIKDVSSECYASRGARLLSRSCYLRYELYAFYEGAKDSSVSTKKEGGGGRKIWMIVVLTIGSAVLVILLLASTIYCVARKKGTGKGKEKILRNQMQIHNIGDPENTDLQNQYFEGLDELRAHDSYFDLATINSATDKFSDSKLLGQGGFGPVYKGVLPDGKEVAVKRLSSFSEQGTLEFTNEVLLILKLQHKNLVRLLGFCVDQQEKLLVYEFMPNSSLDVVLFDSKKRAQLNWSRRLNIINGIARGILYLHEYSRLRIIHRDIKASNVLLDCDMNPKISDFGMARIFAGADSEANTARIVGTYGYMAPEYAMEGLYSIKSDVFSFGVLLLEIITGRRNAGFHQSKRVPSLVAYAWHLWNEGNALELMDPLLTDGCPDEFLRFIHIGLLCVEEDAFNRPSMPSVVVMLKGETVTLSQPQQPAFSVRRLGEHHQTQAQSCSVNGLTISNIEPRFVFQACPHSCFHNKRSRDKMATESSRKLFLIFFFPGLTSLVTLTIAFDPYFESRCANNTGNYTANSAYERDLSSLFTEISSTTKLNSGFFHSKFGEVNAIALCRGDVKLNVCTSCLNDTISEMKQRCPRYKEAIGWSEFCMLRYSSRDISERLELSPEACIYDLNDVIGDRDAYIQEVVMLVDNLRSRAAAGGTLLKYAADNSSHGAYQMLYALVQCTPDLSKQDCNDCLEGATRKIRGCCTGKNGCRVLLPSCNLRFESYPFSDAAPAIPPPQSPSDNQSTEAAVSPLQSPPGDRSTKEEKTQKKSTWIPLGASLSATLGLALFSACGFFIWRRRNIQEDKENSQEVQLLDLVRGSIPNEHSSENFSGENVSRSQEFPSIQLDMLHAATNHFCDENKLGEGGFGPVCKGTLADGKEIAVKRLSRTSGQGLLEFKNEVMLIARLQHRNLVRLLGCCLEKNEKLLVYEFMPNRSLDVFLFDSSMAVKLSWQKRFNIIKGIARGIMYLHEDSQLRIIHRDLKASNVLLDHKMNPKISDFGLARIFGGDQNQANTNRVVGTYGYMAPEYAMEGLFSIKSDVFSFGVLLLEIISGKRNNGFHLXECGESLLTFAWKLWSKGIGMELIDRHLVQSCVAAEVLKCIHIGLLCVQEDPADRPSMSSVVVMLGSEIIPIPRPTEPAFSIGRVVAKPTEPTSNDRICSVNEVTISNLSPR